In Denticeps clupeoides chromosome 1, fDenClu1.1, whole genome shotgun sequence, a single window of DNA contains:
- the fcer1g gene encoding high affinity immunoglobulin epsilon receptor subunit gamma: protein MKRGCALISALPLWLCFGNTAAMSEPQVCYVLDSILFLYGIVLTVLYCRLKILKSKEKSSYNPAKTSDGIYEGLGCHNEDPYETIKLKGEGN from the exons atgaagcgAGGATGCGCACTGATCTCGGCTCTTCCTCTATGGCTGTGCTTTGGAAACACTG CTGCAATGAGCGAGCCCCAGGTCTGCTATGTTCTGGACAGCATTCTGTTCCTGTACGGCATCGTGCTCACTGTCCTGTACTGTCGACTCAAG attctaaaaagtaaagaaaaaagcagCTACAACCCAGCG AAAACATCTGATGGCATCTATGAG GGACTGGGCTGTCACAATGAAGATCCCTATGAGACCATCAAGCTCAAAGGAGAAGGAAATTAG
- the ndufs2 gene encoding NADH dehydrogenase [ubiquinone] iron-sulfur protein 2, mitochondrial: MAATLLRSLSKLGRPSTIILNRNAVSPGCVALQTRQKQWQPDVEWAEQYAGAVMYPSAITQNWVPPPWNDKDPPAEKEVSNLTINFGPQHPAAHGVLRLVLELSGESVKKCDPHVGLLHRGTEKLIEYKTYLQALPYFDRLDYVSIMCNEQAYALAVEKLLNITAPPRAQWIRVLYGEMTRILNHIMTVTTHALDIGAMTPFFWMFEEREKMFEFYERVSGARMHAAYVRPGGVHQDLPLGLMDDIYEWCKSFSLRIDEVEEMLTNNRIWKNRTVDIGVVSAEDALNYGFSGVMLRGSGIKWDLRKSQPYDKYDEVEFDVPIGSNGDCYDRYLCRVEEMRQSLRIMLQALNKMPEGEIKVDDAKVAPPKRSEMKMSMESLIHHFKLYTEGYQVPPGATYTAVEAPKGEFGVYLVSDGSSRPYRCKIKAPGFAHLAALDKMAKGHMLADVVAIIGTQDIVFGEVDR, encoded by the exons ATGGCGGCGACTCTTCTGAGGTCGCTCAGTAAACTCGGACGTCCTTCAACAATCATTTTAAATCGTAACGCCGTGAGCCCGGGATGCGTGGCCCTGCAGACCAG GcagaagcagtggcagccaGATGTGGAGTGGGCAGAGCAATATGCTGGAGCAGTAATGTACCCCAGTGCCATTACCCAGAACTGGGTTCCCCCACCATGGAATG ATAAGGATCCGCCTGCAGAGAAGGAGGTGTCTAATTTGACAATCAACTTTGGGCCGCAGCACCCAGCAGCTCATGGTGTGCTGCGTTTGGTTCTGGAGCTAAGTGGGGAGTCTGTGAAGAAATGTGACCCACATGTGGGTCTTCTGCACCGTGGCACAGAGAAGCTTATTGAGTACAAGACCTATCTGCAG GCCCTGCCGTACTTTGACAGATTGGACTATGTGTCCATAATGTGTAATGAACAGGCCTACGCTCTGGCTGTGGAAAAGCTCCTCAACATCACGGCACCACCCCGTGCACAGTGGATCAGAG TTCTCTACGGGGAGATGACGCGCATCCTCAATCACATCATGACTGTAACCACACACGCACTCGACATTGGTGCAATGACACCCTTCTTCTGGATGtttgaggagagagagaag ATGTTTGAATTCTACGAGCGTGTGTCTGGCGCCAGGATGCACGCAGCATATGTCCGACCTGGTGGAGTGCATCAG GATCTTCCTTTGGGTCTCATGGATGATATCTACGAGTGGTGTAAGAGCTTTTCTCTGCGCATTGATGAAGTGGAAGAG ATGTTGACTAACAACCGCATATGGAAGAACCGAACTGTGGACATTGGGGTTGTTTCTGCAGAGGACGCCCTCAATTATGGCTTCAG TGGTGTCATGCTCAGAGGCTCAGGTATTAAGTGGGACCTGAGGAAGTCACAGCCATATGATAAGTATGACGAGGTTGAGTTTGATGTTCCCATTGGCTCGAATGGGGACTGTTATGACCG GTACCTGTGTCGGGTGGAGGAGATGAGGCAGTCTCTGAGGATTATGCTCCAGGCTCTCAATAAAATGCCAGAAGGAGAGATAAAAGTGGATGATGCTAAGGTTGCCCCACCTAAGAGATCTGAGATGAAG ATGTCTATGGAGTCACTAATCCATCACTTCAAGCTGTATACGGAGGGATATCaggttccccctggagcaacatacaCAGCAGTAGAAGCACCAAAG GGAGAGTTTGGTGTGTACCTGGTCTCTGACGGTTCCAGCCGACCATACCGCTGCAAGATCAAGGCGCCAGGCTTCGCTCACTTG GCTGCTCTGGATAAAATGGCTAAAGGACACATGCTTGCTGATGTAGTGGCCATCATTG GCACACAGGATATCGTGTTTGGAGAAGTTGACCGTTAA